The genomic window ATATTAATACGGCCAGCAATTGGATTGGCGCGATTTGCTGTATCTTCAAATAAAATGTAGGGATAGCCGGATTCAAATTGAATTTCAGCTAGCGTTTGAAAGAATTCGCGTGCATTAATTTTCTGTTTTTTGATGGATTTATTGTTAACCATCTCATCATATTTTTCAGTGATACTTATTTCTGACATCGGCACGCCATAAACGCGCTCAATATCATAAGGTGAAAATAAGTACATATCTTGATTTTCTTTAGCGAGCTTGAAGGTAATATCAGGAATAACAACGCCAAGAGAGAGTGTTTTGATACGAATTTTTTCATCGGCATTTTCGCGTTTAGTATCCAGAAAACGCATGATGTCAGGATGATGAGCATGTAAATACACCGCACCAGCACCTTGTCTAGCCCCGAGTTGATTGGCGTAGGAAAAGGCATCTTCTAACATTTTCATCACAGGAACAACACCGGAAGATTGATTCTCAATAAACTTAATTGGCGCACCTTGCTCGCGCAAATTAGTCATCAAAAAGGCAACACCGCCCCCGCGCTTAGATAATTGCAATGCCGAGTTAACGGAACGACCAATAGATTCCATGTTGTCTTCTATCCGTAATAGAAAACATGAAACAAGTTCACCACGCTGTTTTTTACCACAATTGAGGAATGTGGGGGTTGCTGGCTGAAAACGCCCGCTAATGATTTCATCAACAAGGTGGCATGCTAGCGTTGTATTTCCTTGTGCTAAGGTTAACGCCACCATACAGACGCGATCTTCGTAGCGTTCAAGGTAACGTTTGCCGTCAAAGGTTTTGAGTGTATAGCTTGTGTAATATTTAAATGCGCCTAAAAATGTCTGAAAACGAAATTTGTGTGCATAGGCTTGTTTAAAGAGCTTTTTGATAAAGGTAAAATCGTATTGCTCTAAGATTTGCGGCTCGTAATAGTTTTCATTCACTAAGAAATCGAGCTTCTCTTTGAGATCATGGAAAAAAACGGTGTTTTGATTTACATGCTGGCGGAAATAGTGATGCGCAGCTTCTTTATCTTTTTCAAACTGAATTTCACCATTACTGTTATAGAGATTTAACATGGCATTAAGTGCATGATAATCAACAGTAGTTTTATTTTGTATGTTTTCCATTGAAATAACTCTAATTATTTTTTTCTCGCCAAAAGATTTCAAGCCCGTCACGGACACGCTGAACATCTCTTTCTGTTCCTAATAATTCAAAGCGATATAAATAAGGAACTTGGCATTTATTCGCAATGATATTGCCGGCAATGGCGTATGCTTCACCGAAATTGGTATTACCCGCAGCAATTACTCCGCGAATAAGTAACCGATTAGCTTCAATATTGAGAAAACGGATCACCTCTTTTGGTACAGCACCTTTGCTACCACCACCGCCGTAAGTAGGCAGAAGTAGAACAAAAGGTTTTGTCGCAATAATCCCGTTATCTGCGCTTCCGATGGGTAAACGCGTTGCGGGAAGAGCTACTTTTTCAACAAAACGATGACAATTCCCCGAATGGCTAGAAAAGTAGATCAGTGATTCCGTTTGCATAAGCCTCTCCTATGCTGAAAGGCGATTGATGATGTCAGGACGAAATCCAGACCAATGTTCTTGGTCTGCGACAACAACAGGGACTTGCTGATAACCTAATTGGCGAACAAAGAGAAGTGCTTCTTGATCTTGCGTTAAGTCAATAACTTGATAAGGAATAGATTTGCGGTCCAGTGCTTGATAGGTCGCATTACATTGAACACAGTCAGGTTTGCTATAAATAGTGATAACAGACATATAATATTCCTTTGGATTTTTGAAAGCATTGCTGTTGTAATCATTGAAAGATGAATACTATATATAGATTAAATTTTTTTCAACCACACAATATATGGTGAGATTTTCTGTAAATGATAATTATTCTAATTATTATGAGGTTAACTATTTTAATGAAAAAATAGTTTTAAAAAGAGATGAACGAATCTGTGATCTAGTCTAAGAAAAAATATCATTGCCAAATAGAATTGATACAGTTTATAACTGTATATACGAACAGATAATTGAATTTCCTTAAGGAGATATTATGTACCATCAATATTTAACTGCGCCGAAAAAATTTCCCAAGCCGTGGGTACAGATTACGGCTGATGATGATGGGATCACTAGTATCTATTTTGTTGAGGAACAGGCACAGCCTGAAAATATCAATGAAATAACTCAGCAATGTGCAAAAGAGCTACAAGAGTATTTTGATAAGAAAAGAACAACATTTACTGTTGCTTTGAATCCGCAAGGCACTGAGTTCCTAAAAAAGGTATGGTCACATTTATCATCGATCCCGTATGGTGAGCGCTGGAGTTATAAAGATCTTGCTTTGAAGCTTGGATCAGTAAACTATTGCCGTGCTGTTGGTATGGCAAATTCTCGCAATCCAATTTCGTTGGTTATCCCTTGTCATCGCGTGTTAGGGCATGATGGTAAGTTAGTGGGTTATACTGGCGGATTAGATATTAAAGGTTGGTTATTAAATCACGAGAAATAATATACCAATAAACTAATAAATATTGGCATTATCATTTAGCTTAGTATCTTTTTGGCTGAAACTTAGCTAATTTGTTAGTCGTTTTCCAAAATAATTAATATTTTTTTATGTTTTTATCGATTTTCGTGATCAAAGTACTAGACAAGTCACTAGTACATCTGATGTACTGAATGGGACACTGATGGTGTGTCTATTTTATATTAAAGGTAATATTGATGTCTAAAGTTAAAGGTAACGTTAAGTGGTTCAACGAGTCTAAAGGTTTCGGTTTTATCACTCCAGAAGATGGTAGCAAAGATGTATTTGTTCATTTTTCTGCGATTACAAGCGACGGTTTCAAAACCCTAGCTGAAGGCCAGAAAGTTGAATTCGAAATCACTGAAGGCGCTAAAGGTCCATCTGCTGTAAACGTTGTCTCTTTGTAATTTAATCATTCTGAATTTAATCACATAGAAACGAATAGCTTAAACCTGCTCCCAATTGGAGCAGGTTTTATTTTATCTGCTAGGCAACAAAAAGCCCCGTAAAACGAGGCTTCATGATCTTTTAAAAGCAATAAACTTAGAAGCGGGTTACTTGACTTCTTCACCTTTCGCTTGGAGATCCGCATGGTAGGAAGAGCGAACGAAAGGACCACAAGCAGCATGAGTGAAGCCCATCGCCATTGCTTCTTCTTTCATTTCATCAAACTCCGCAGGGCTCACATAGCGCTTCACAGGAAGATGATGGCGGCTTGGTTGTAAATACTGCCCAAGTGTTAACATAGTGACACCATGACGGCGTAAATCACGCATAACGTCAATGATTTCTTCATTTGTTTCACCTAAACCAATCATCAGCCCTGATTTAGTTGGAATTTCAGGGTGAGCTTCTTTGAATCTTTCAAGAAGTTTCAGTGACCATTCATAGTTGGCACCAGGACGAACTTGGCGATAAACACGTGGTACGTTTTCTAAGTTGTGGTTAAAAACATCGGGTGGTGTTTCGATCAGAATATCTAATGCTCTATCCATTCTACCGCGAAAGTCTGGTACTAAAGTTTCAATTTTAATGGTTGAATTTTTTTCACGGATTGCGCTAATACAATCAGCAAAGTGCTGAGCACCACCATCACGTAAATCATCACGGTCAACCGATGTGATCACGACATAACGTAACGCCATATCTTTAATAGTTTGGGCGAGTTTGATTGGCTCATTTGCATCTGGCGCATTTGGGCGTCCATGAGCAACATCACAGAAAGGACAGCGGCGGGTACAAATAGCACCCAAAATCATAAAAGTTGCTGTTCCGTGGTTAAAACATTCGGATAAGTTGGGGCAGGATGCTTCTTCACAGACCGAATGCAAACCATTTTTGCGCATTGCAGCTTTGATCCCTTGAATCCGAGTTGAATCTGCCGGCAGCCTAATTTTCATCCAATCGGGTTTACGTAGAATTTCTTCGCGCTCAGTGACAACGTTTTTGACAGGGATCAGCGCCATTTTATCGGCGTCACGATATTTGATTCCGCGTTCTATCTGAATAGGTTTACTCATAATTGTGCCGGTTCCAGGTCTCTTTGAAGTCATTGGATAAGTCTATTTCTGTGAATATTAAGTACGGGAGCCGTTACTTATCCATTAAAATTTATTTGAAAAATGTTAAAAAATTATAGCATGATTACTGAGCAACATGAAATCCTAGTGTGTCACAGAACTGTTTAATTAGCACGGGCTGAACATCGGCTAATGTCACTTGTGGTACAAAATTGCGAAGTTGAATCATTTTTAATTGCGCATAACCGCAAGGATTGATGCGGTTAAAAGGTTCAAGATCCATATTAATATTCAGCGCTAAACCATGAAATGAGCAGCCTTTACGGATACGTAAACCTAATGAGCAAATTTTGTCGCCATTGACATATACACCCGGTGCATCAGGGCGAGGATAGGCATCAACTTGGTAATGTGCGAGTGTTTTAACCACCGTGGTTTCAAGCGCGGTCACGAGATCGCGCACGCCAATTTTGTTGCGTTTCAGATCTAGCATCACATACATAACTTGTTGGCCGGGGCCATGGTAGGTAACTTGTCCACCGCGATCACTTTGGATCACCGGAATATCTCCCGGTGCGAGGACATGCTCTGCTTTGCCCGCTTGACCTTGAGTAAAGACTCGAGGGTGCTCAACAAGCCAAAGTTCATCAGGTGTCTCTTGAACCCGAGTTTCAGTAAACTGGTGCATTTTGTCAGAGATTTTTTGGTAGGGAGCTAACCCGAATTGGCGCACTATAATATTTTTTGTTGACAATATTGTAACATCCACATTAAAACAATGGATCGCTAGTATAACGCTGGTCGGGTTATATCGCTAGTTTTACGCAGTAAAATACTGCAACTAATACAATATTAATATGTTAAATTATATGTTTTATTTAAATAAAGACTCGTGACATTTTTTGAAATATTATCCTCAATAGTCGTAACAAAAAGGTGTTATTATTGAAAACGGTGTACAGTATTCATATACACCGTCAACATGAATTACTTAACCATTCCCCCTTCAGAATAATGAGGATTAGCTTTCATAAAATCTTGATGTATTTTTTTTAAATTGTCATTTTGTGCTTTTTCAGCCTCTTGATATTTTGGTGTCATTATATGGTGATTATGTTTATCCATATCGTCGATATTTTTTATATTACTCTTTGAAGATTTTAAATTTGATGAGAGATTATTGAGTTGGTTCTCAAATTTATCTAATGATTGCATCTTAGATGCATTATGCTTATAAGATGAACTATTAATTTTTCCTTTTAGGTCGTTAACTTTTCCTTTTAAACTAATAAGAGTTGTTTGACCTTTGCTAATATTCTTTTTTACATCATAAATGGCAATATTTTTAGACATGAATGAAAGACTATTCATTGTTTTAGGATTACTTTTTTTACTTAAGTCATCAATAAGATTACTAATTGACTTAAGTTCTTTTTTAAGATTATTAATATCTTGTTTATGAACGGTTTTTTTATCTGTAGATATATTACTTATACTCATTTGTTGCGAGTTAGACAACGAAATATTTGAAATAGACACTATTATATTCCTCATTATATATTTAAAATAGAAATTAGAGAATAATAATCGTCTTATAAAAGAGCAACTGATTCATAATGAATCATTATTTTTCATTATAAATCATATTAAAATAGAGTATTTTTATTAAAATTAAATAATTAATATAAAAACTACGTCTTAATAAATTAATATCTAATTATTAAGACGTAGTTGATTTTAAGTTAGATTAAAAAGCAGAAATATAAATATATGTCAGTGCTATTTTTAGAATAATTAAAGAACCATTTTAACACGTTCTAATGCACCGAGCTCTTCATACAGCTTTTCAACTTGGTCAATGTGAGTTGCATTAATTGTAATTGAAACTGAGTGATAATTACCTTTGCTGCTTGGTTTCACTTCTGGAGAATAATCACCCGGAGCATGGCGTTGAACTACTTCAACGACCTCATCAAGTAGCTCAGGTTCTGCTACTCCCATCACTTTGTAAGTGAATGAGCAAGGGAACTCAAGCAGTTCATTTAATTTGGTTTTCATGGGCGCTCCTAATAGCATAAATAATGCTGATGAGATAATTCATCCCATCAGCTCTTGATATAAAATATATGGGGATGCTCTATAATTTATTCAAGGTCTAACCAAACCAACGATGGAATAGTAATTTAATATAATCAATCAAACGACTGAAAAATCCACCTTCTTCCACATCTTTGAGTACAACAAGTGGGCGTTGTTCAATGGTTTTACCATCAAGTTGGAAGTTAATAGTACCAACTTGTTGCCCTTTACTGAGTGGCGCTTCAAGCTCATTACTTGCAATGTCATAACTTGCTTTGAGATCTTTAAGGCGACCACGAGGAATGGTGAGGAATAGATCTTCAGTTACCCCTAACTTCACTTTATTATCATCACCAAACCAAACTGGTTCTGAGGCAAATTCAACACCGGCTTGTAATGGTTTTACTGTTTCATAAAAACGAAAACCGTAGGTCAGCAGTTTTTTACTTTCTGCATCACGACCTTTCATACTTTTTCCGCCCATAACAGCAGAAATTAGGCGCATATCACCTTCAGTTGCAGAGGCAACTAAATTAAAGCCCGCAGCATTAGTATGACCTGTTTTAATTCCATCAACAGCAAGGCTTTTATCCCATAACAGGCCATTACGGTTTGTTTGGCGGATATTATTAAAGGTAAATTCTTTTTCTTTATAAATCGCGTATTCTTCGGGAACATCGCGGATCAAGGCTTGCCCGATAAGTGCCATATCCCTTGCAGAACTATATTGGCCTTCAGCATCTAAGCCATGAACTGTTTTGAAATGCGTGTTTTGTAGGCCAAGTTTACCAACATAATCATTCATTAAACGCACAAAGTTGCTTTGATCGCCAGCTACATAATCTGCCATAGCAACGCATGCATCATTGCCTGATTGCAAGTTAATTCCGCGTGTTAATTGGGAAACGCTAACGCGATCACCCGGTTTTAAAAACATCAAAGACGAACCTTTGAAAATTGGATTGCCTGTCGCCCATGCATCTTCGTTAACGGTGACCATATCTTCAGCACCAATTTTCCCAGATTTGATTGCTTGGCCAATAACATAGCTAGTCATCATTTTGGTTAAGCTAGCAGGATCGCGGCGTTGATCCGCATTTTTGGCCGCTAAAACTTTACCCGAATTGTAATCAATTAAAATATAAGCTTCAGCATCAATGTCCGGTGCCGAAGGAACAGGTGTATTCGGGAATGGTTCATTTGCATGTGCGATGTTAGTAATAGAAAGAAGCAGGGTGGCGCTTAATAAAGTACAGCGCAACGTGCGCAAAGAAACAGAATTTTTCATGGTTGTATAGTGACATCCGGAATTCGGTTAACACAAGGAGGCGCAGTTTAACAAAGCTATGATGATTAAGAAAAGGGGCTTTGGTACTGCGCCAATATTTTTACACGAGTTTACGACAAATTTTAAGGCGCAATAACCATCGAGGCTTGATGTAGCTCTGCCTGAATGCGTGCTTGTAGATCGACGGCTTGCTGCCTTTCTTTAAATGGCCCTAATTGAACGCGATAAATATTGCTGTAAGGCTGTAGGCGTCCCGGAACATCAAATTTGTTTTTTAAGTTCTTCAGCATGGTATCCGCATTTTGGCGATTACCAATTGCGCCAACTTGCACTAAATAACCCGTTTCAGGAACTGCGTCGACTGGCGCTTCAGCTTGTGGTTCTTGTGGTTCTGTGAGCTTGAAATCGTGTTCAGGCACAACAGGTTCCATTGGAGTCGTTGGTTGCTGCGCTGGGAGAACATTTTCGGGGGTAGGGAGATTTTCCATAACCGGAGTTCCCATTGGGCCTGAACCTAATTGTGGGCGACCTGGCAGCGCATAACTTTGTTTTACAAAATTAGAGCCAATTGTGCCGGGGCCGGATAATGAACCATCTGGCGCAACTTGAATAGCATCTATTTTGATTTTAGTAGACGGCATTAAATTTAAGCGATCAGCAACAGCACGCGACACTGCAATATTTTTGCCTTGTGTATAAGGGCCTCTATCATTAACGCGAACTACCATCATTCGACCATTCATCATATTGGTGATGCGTACATAACTTGGGATCGGAAGTGTTGGGTGTGATGCTGTTAAATCAACAGGATTAATACGTTCACCAATTGCACTCATATTGCCAGTAGCTTCTGTACCATAAATAGAGGCGTAGCCCGTTTGAGAAAATTGTGATGTATCACGAACGATTTGATATTGTTGACCATTTCGCTGATAGTCACTATTTGCAGTTGGGTGATAAGGCTCATAATGAGGCTCAGCACCTAGAACATCCTGAGTTGGCACCGCAGGAATATTCGTAGGTTGCTTGGGCTTTTCTTCAGTAACACATCCGCTAAGCAATGCTGCGGTAATGCTAAGGATAATCCATTGAAAACGCATACTAAGCCTCTTTTATAAACTCTTGGAAAGAAATTTTTTGTGTGTATGAATAGACATGATAATACCGAATCCAGCCATTAAAACAATGAGAGCGGAGCCACCATAGCTGACAAGAGGTAGTGGAACACCAACGACGGGTAATATACCACTGACCATTCCGATATTCACAAATACATAAACAAAAAGGATCAGGATTAAGCCACCAACCATAACGCGGCCAAATGTATTTTGCGCATTAGCGGCAATATACAGTCCTCTTATAATTAGCAGTAGGTAAAGCGCTAATAAAACTAATACACCAATCAAACCAAGCTCTTCGGATAATACTGCAAAGATAAAGTCGGTATGACGCTCAGGCAAAAATTCTAATTGTGATTGTGTACCATGTAACCAACCTTTACCCATCAGGCCACCAGATCCAATGGCAATTTTGGATTGAATAATATGATAGCCAGCACCAAGAGGGTCACTTTCTGGATCAAGCAACATCATCACGCGCGCCCTTTGGTAATCATGCATTAAGAAAAACCACAGTAGAGGGATAAAAGCGGCGAGCGCAACGGCTGCAATGGTAATCAATCGCCAACTCATACCGGCTAAAAACAGCACAAATAAACCTGAAGTAGCGACTAATATTGACGTTCCAAGGTCAGGTTGCGCGGCAACAAGTAAGGTTGGTAAGAAAATAAGTACCAATGCAATCATGGTATTTTTTAATGATGGTGGACATAAATCACGATTCATAAACCTCGCCACCATGAGCGGTACTGCAATTTTGGCGATTTCTGATGGTTGAAAGCGAATAATACCAAGGTCTAGCCAGCGTTGTGCGCCTTTACTTATTTGCCCAAAAGCATCCACAAAGATAAGTAAAATGACACAAAATATATACAGTTGCGGAGCGAGGTTTTCATAAACACGTGGGGGAATTTGTGCCATAACAATCATCACTACCAGCCCAGCAGCGATTTGCCCCATTTTGCGTTCCATCATTTCTATATCTTGCCCACTTGCGCTCCACATGATCATAGCGCTATAAGCAAGTAGCGCTAAAACGATCAGCAGCATAGGCACATCAATGTGCAGACGTGTTGAGAGTGATAATTTATTTTTATCGTCTGTCATAATGTTAACGGTCTTCCTCTGGGCTTGCTGGTGTACTGCTTAGCCGTGTTTTATTGTCACCTAACAGAACATGGTCAAATATTTGTCTAACAAGATCACCGACAGCGGGACCTGCTCCCCCATTTTCTAAAATAATAGCAACAGCAACGGTCGGTTTATCATAAGGAGCATAAGCCATCATTAATTTATGATCGCGTAAATGCTCAGCAAGTTTACTGGCATTGTAGGTTTCATAGCTGAAAACTTGCGCAGTCCCCGATTTAGCGGCTGCTTTATAGGGGGTACCAACAAAGCTACGGCGGCCTGTTCCATTTGGGGCATTCGCAACGCCATACATTCCTTGTTTAGCGATTTCCCAGAAACCTGAATGGATATCACCAATTTGGCTGGTTCCTTTGTCTTCATAAGGAACCATAGCATTGCCTAATTTTGTTCCATAAAGCAAATGTGGCGTCTTTACTTGGCCATCATTGATTAACGTCATCAAGGCTTTAGAAAGTTGGATAGGTGTTGCAGTCCAATAACCTTGCCCAATACCGACGGGAATAGTATCCCCTTGATACCAAGGCTTTTTATAGCGTTTTTGCTTCCATTCGCGAGTCGGCATGATCCCAGAGCGCTCTTCAGCAAGATCAATACCGGTATAGTCACCAAAGCCAAATTTTGACATCCAATTGGATAATCTATCGATTCCCATATCATAGGCAACCTGATAGAAGAAGGTATCCGCTGATTCAATAATCGATTTAGTAACATTTAATTTACCATGTCCCCAGCGTTTCCAGTCACGATAGCGTTTTTCTGAACCAGGTAGCTGCCACCAACCGGGGTCAAAAATGGTGGTAGTTGGTGTGATAACTTTTTCACTTAAAGCCGCAACAGAAATAAACGGTTTTACTGTTGAAGCTGGTGGATACAGCCCTTGAGTTGTCCGATTAATTAATGGTCTGTCTGGGTTATTTAAAAGCGCTTGATAGTCTTTATTTGATATGCCATTAACAAAAAGGTTTGAGTCATAGCTTGGGTTAGAGACCAATGCTAATATTTCACCATTACGCGGATCCGTGACAATGACAGCCGCGCGGCTGGTTGTCAGTAATTTTTCAATATATGTTTGAAGTTCAAGGTCAATGGTTAAATAGATATCACGACCCGCTTGTGGCGGCTGCTCGTGTAATTGGCGAATGACTCGACCACGGCTGTTAACTTCCACTTCTTCATAGCC from Providencia sneebia DSM 19967 includes these protein-coding regions:
- the nrdE gene encoding class 1b ribonucleoside-diphosphate reductase subunit alpha, which codes for MENIQNKTTVDYHALNAMLNLYNSNGEIQFEKDKEAAHHYFRQHVNQNTVFFHDLKEKLDFLVNENYYEPQILEQYDFTFIKKLFKQAYAHKFRFQTFLGAFKYYTSYTLKTFDGKRYLERYEDRVCMVALTLAQGNTTLACHLVDEIISGRFQPATPTFLNCGKKQRGELVSCFLLRIEDNMESIGRSVNSALQLSKRGGGVAFLMTNLREQGAPIKFIENQSSGVVPVMKMLEDAFSYANQLGARQGAGAVYLHAHHPDIMRFLDTKRENADEKIRIKTLSLGVVIPDITFKLAKENQDMYLFSPYDIERVYGVPMSEISITEKYDEMVNNKSIKKQKINAREFFQTLAEIQFESGYPYILFEDTANRANPIAGRINMSNLCSEILQVNKASLYEDDLNYREIGKDISCNLGSMNIAKTMDSPDFAQSIEIAVRALTAVSDMSHITSVPSIKQGNDQSHAIGLGQMNLHGYLAREHIYYGSEEALDFTNIYFYTVVFHALKTSNQLAIERQSVFNGFEHSDYANGHYFDKYIDQTWLPKTQVVQELFRRSGIEIPTQADWQSLKQSIMEHGIYNQNLQAIPPTGSISYINNSTSSIHPIVSRIEIRKEGKIGRVYYPAPFMTNDNLEYYQDAYHIGPEKIIDTYAVATQHVDQGLSLTLFFKDDATTRDINKAQIYAWRKGIKTLYYIRLRQTALEGTEVDGCVSCTL
- the nrdI gene encoding class Ib ribonucleoside-diphosphate reductase assembly flavoprotein NrdI; its protein translation is MQTESLIYFSSHSGNCHRFVEKVALPATRLPIGSADNGIIATKPFVLLLPTYGGGGSKGAVPKEVIRFLNIEANRLLIRGVIAAGNTNFGEAYAIAGNIIANKCQVPYLYRFELLGTERDVQRVRDGLEIFWREKNN
- the nrdH gene encoding glutaredoxin-like protein NrdH, which translates into the protein MSVITIYSKPDCVQCNATYQALDRKSIPYQVIDLTQDQEALLFVRQLGYQQVPVVVADQEHWSGFRPDIINRLSA
- a CDS encoding methylated-DNA--[protein]-cysteine S-methyltransferase, which translates into the protein MYHQYLTAPKKFPKPWVQITADDDGITSIYFVEEQAQPENINEITQQCAKELQEYFDKKRTTFTVALNPQGTEFLKKVWSHLSSIPYGERWSYKDLALKLGSVNYCRAVGMANSRNPISLVIPCHRVLGHDGKLVGYTGGLDIKGWLLNHEK
- the cspE gene encoding transcription antiterminator/RNA stability regulator CspE; translation: MSKVKGNVKWFNESKGFGFITPEDGSKDVFVHFSAITSDGFKTLAEGQKVEFEITEGAKGPSAVNVVSL
- the lipA gene encoding lipoyl synthase, which produces MSKPIQIERGIKYRDADKMALIPVKNVVTEREEILRKPDWMKIRLPADSTRIQGIKAAMRKNGLHSVCEEASCPNLSECFNHGTATFMILGAICTRRCPFCDVAHGRPNAPDANEPIKLAQTIKDMALRYVVITSVDRDDLRDGGAQHFADCISAIREKNSTIKIETLVPDFRGRMDRALDILIETPPDVFNHNLENVPRVYRQVRPGANYEWSLKLLERFKEAHPEIPTKSGLMIGLGETNEEIIDVMRDLRRHGVTMLTLGQYLQPSRHHLPVKRYVSPAEFDEMKEEAMAMGFTHAACGPFVRSSYHADLQAKGEEVK
- the lipB gene encoding lipoyl(octanoyl) transferase LipB; this translates as MHQFTETRVQETPDELWLVEHPRVFTQGQAGKAEHVLAPGDIPVIQSDRGGQVTYHGPGQQVMYVMLDLKRNKIGVRDLVTALETTVVKTLAHYQVDAYPRPDAPGVYVNGDKICSLGLRIRKGCSFHGLALNINMDLEPFNRINPCGYAQLKMIQLRNFVPQVTLADVQPVLIKQFCDTLGFHVAQ
- the ybeD gene encoding DUF493 family protein YbeD, which encodes MKTKLNELLEFPCSFTYKVMGVAEPELLDEVVEVVQRHAPGDYSPEVKPSSKGNYHSVSITINATHIDQVEKLYEELGALERVKMVL
- the dacA gene encoding D-alanyl-D-alanine carboxypeptidase DacA, with the protein product MKNSVSLRTLRCTLLSATLLLSITNIAHANEPFPNTPVPSAPDIDAEAYILIDYNSGKVLAAKNADQRRDPASLTKMMTSYVIGQAIKSGKIGAEDMVTVNEDAWATGNPIFKGSSLMFLKPGDRVSVSQLTRGINLQSGNDACVAMADYVAGDQSNFVRLMNDYVGKLGLQNTHFKTVHGLDAEGQYSSARDMALIGQALIRDVPEEYAIYKEKEFTFNNIRQTNRNGLLWDKSLAVDGIKTGHTNAAGFNLVASATEGDMRLISAVMGGKSMKGRDAESKKLLTYGFRFYETVKPLQAGVEFASEPVWFGDDNKVKLGVTEDLFLTIPRGRLKDLKASYDIASNELEAPLSKGQQVGTINFQLDGKTIEQRPLVVLKDVEEGGFFSRLIDYIKLLFHRWFG
- the rlpA gene encoding endolytic peptidoglycan transglycosylase RlpA, producing the protein MRFQWIILSITAALLSGCVTEEKPKQPTNIPAVPTQDVLGAEPHYEPYHPTANSDYQRNGQQYQIVRDTSQFSQTGYASIYGTEATGNMSAIGERINPVDLTASHPTLPIPSYVRITNMMNGRMMVVRVNDRGPYTQGKNIAVSRAVADRLNLMPSTKIKIDAIQVAPDGSLSGPGTIGSNFVKQSYALPGRPQLGSGPMGTPVMENLPTPENVLPAQQPTTPMEPVVPEHDFKLTEPQEPQAEAPVDAVPETGYLVQVGAIGNRQNADTMLKNLKNKFDVPGRLQPYSNIYRVQLGPFKERQQAVDLQARIQAELHQASMVIAP
- the mrdB gene encoding peptidoglycan glycosyltransferase MrdB (rod shape-determining protein RodA); amino-acid sequence: MTDDKNKLSLSTRLHIDVPMLLIVLALLAYSAMIMWSASGQDIEMMERKMGQIAAGLVVMIVMAQIPPRVYENLAPQLYIFCVILLIFVDAFGQISKGAQRWLDLGIIRFQPSEIAKIAVPLMVARFMNRDLCPPSLKNTMIALVLIFLPTLLVAAQPDLGTSILVATSGLFVLFLAGMSWRLITIAAVALAAFIPLLWFFLMHDYQRARVMMLLDPESDPLGAGYHIIQSKIAIGSGGLMGKGWLHGTQSQLEFLPERHTDFIFAVLSEELGLIGVLVLLALYLLLIIRGLYIAANAQNTFGRVMVGGLILILFVYVFVNIGMVSGILPVVGVPLPLVSYGGSALIVLMAGFGIIMSIHTHKKFLSKSL
- the mrdA gene encoding peptidoglycan DD-transpeptidase MrdA → MKNQRTPFRDHTAESMLFIRRALIAFGVIVLLTAILVTNLYHLQVVRHEDYQTRSNDNRIKLVPIAPSRGIIYDRNGVQLALNKTFYQLEIVPEKVEDLQDTLNKLREIVGLTDEDIANFEKERKRSRRFTSIALKTQLDEVQVARFAVNQYRFPGLEVKSYQRRSYPYGSALTHVIGYVAKKNDKDVERLEKEGLSANYAASYDIGKLGIERYYEDILHGKTGYEEVEVNSRGRVIRQLHEQPPQAGRDIYLTIDLELQTYIEKLLTTSRAAVIVTDPRNGEILALVSNPSYDSNLFVNGISNKDYQALLNNPDRPLINRTTQGLYPPASTVKPFISVAALSEKVITPTTTIFDPGWWQLPGSEKRYRDWKRWGHGKLNVTKSIIESADTFFYQVAYDMGIDRLSNWMSKFGFGDYTGIDLAEERSGIMPTREWKQKRYKKPWYQGDTIPVGIGQGYWTATPIQLSKALMTLINDGQVKTPHLLYGTKLGNAMVPYEDKGTSQIGDIHSGFWEIAKQGMYGVANAPNGTGRRSFVGTPYKAAAKSGTAQVFSYETYNASKLAEHLRDHKLMMAYAPYDKPTVAVAIILENGGAGPAVGDLVRQIFDHVLLGDNKTRLSSTPASPEEDR